The Salvelinus namaycush isolate Seneca chromosome 8, SaNama_1.0, whole genome shotgun sequence genome has a segment encoding these proteins:
- the LOC120053044 gene encoding dCTP pyrophosphatase 1-like, whose amino-acid sequence MAMNGDGVHGLNGEMVAPSEAKHTNGTPSKSKIACENGEADIPAAKQNGTKRRTPTDTFSFTAEPTIDDIRRMQAEFTDERDWNQFHQPRNLLLAMVGEVGEVSELFQWRGEVTEGLPGWTDSEREHLAHELSDVLIYLVELAEKCHIDLPQAVLRKMALNRLKYPASKVHGSSKKYTEYKD is encoded by the coding sequence ATGGCAATGAACGGCGATGGAGTGCATGGACTGAACGGAGAGATGGTGGCCCCATCTGAAGCTAAACACACCAATGGCACTCCTAGCAAGTCAAAAATAGCCTGTGAAAACGGCGAGGCAGACATCCCCGCTGCCAAGCAAAATGGAACTAAGAGAAGAACCCCAACTGATACGTTCTCTTTCACTGCCGAACCTACCATCGATGACATACGACGGATGCAAGCGGAATTTACTGACGAGCGAGACTGGAACCAGTTCCACCAACCCCGCAACCTCCTGCTAGCTATGGTCGGAGAAGTGGGCGAGGTATCTGAGCTGTTCCAGTGGCGTGGCGAGGTGACCGAAGGACTTCCCGGCTGGACCGACTCCGAGCGCGAGCACCTGGCACATGAACTCAGCGACGTCCTCATCTACCTAGTTGAGCTGGCCGAGAAATGTCATATCGATTTACCCCAAGCAGTGCTGCGCAAAATGGCCTTAAATAGGCTGAAGTACCCTGCCAGCAAGGTGCATGGCTCGTCTAAGAAGTACACTGAATACAAGGACTGA
- the LOC120053043 gene encoding glutamyl-tRNA(Gln) amidotransferase subunit B, mitochondrial-like — MYVCLPMPESSPTKRKSAPQELVGVVGLEIHAQLHSNTKLFSGSQVGFQAPPNSLVSFFDASLPGTLPVLNRRCVEAAVMTGLALNCTINRKSLFDRKHYFYADLPAGYQITQQRLPIAVDGTLTYSHLGCRKRNTVVTKSVRIKQIQLEQDSGKSLHDDYRSQTLIDLNRAGVGLMELLMEPDMSCGEEAAAAVREMQLILQALGTCQGNMAGGEACIGHTHSLTHQGNMAEGQLRVDAYVSVHRPGDPWGIRTEVKNINSARNLARAIDYEIQRQMFVLESGGTVQNETRSFDGKTGHTIPMRDKEGLQDYRFMPEPNLPPLMVYEACSTAPPGVAPSQVVVLEEVRERLPELPSVRRQRLVETYGILPEHNFTLVNEDGLMDYFEAVVKETKAGPRKVIGWVMNELQGLLHQQNLSVSQSPISPQALAQILNLQENGQISSSIAKQVFQELWKTPGKTAQ; from the exons ATGTATGTCTGTCTCCCGATGCCAGAGTCAAGCCCAACCAAACGGAAAAG TGCTCCCCAGGAGCTGGTAGGTGTGGTGGGTCTGGAGATCCATGCTCAGCTCCACTCCAACACCAAGCTGTTTTCTGGCTCCCAGGTCGGGTTCCAGGCTCCACCTAACTCCCTGGTGTCCTTCTTTGATGCCTCCTTGCCTGGAACTCTACCT gtgCTGAACAGACGATGTGTGGAGGCTGCAGTGATGACAGGCTTGGCCCTTAACTGTACCATCAACAGGAAGTCTCTCTTTGACAGGAAGCACTACTTCTACGCTGACCTTCCT GCGGGCTACCAGATCACCCAACAGAGGCTGCCCATCGCGGTGGACGGCACCCTGACCTACAGTCACCTAGGGTGCCGTAAGAGGAACACGGTGGTCACCAAGAGTGTCAGGATCAAACAGATCCAGTTAGAGCAGGACAGTGGCAAGAGCCTCCACGATGACTACAGGAGCCAGACCCTTATAGACCTCAACAGAGCAG gtgTGGGTCTGATGGAGCTGTTGATGGAGCCAGACATGAGCTGTGGAGAGGAGGCAGCAGCAGCCGTCAGAGAGATGCAGCTCATACTGCAGGCTCTAGGGACCTGCCAGGGAAACATGGCTGGTGGGGAGGCCTgcattggacacacacactcactgacacaccAGGGAAACATGGCTG AGGGCCAGCTGAGAGTGGATGCCTACGTGTCCGTCCACAGACCTGGGGATCCTTGGGGCATCAGGACTGAGGTCAAGAACATCAACAGTGCCCGCAACCTGGCCAGGGCCATAG ACTATGAGATCCAGAGACAGATGTTTGTCCTGGAGAGCGGCGGCACGGTGCAGAACGAGACACGGTCGTTTGATGGCAAGACTGG ACACACCATTCCAATGCGAGACAAGGAGGGCCTTCAGGACTACAG GTTCATGCCGGAGCCCAACCTGCCTCCTCTGATGGTGTACGAGGCGTGCTCTACAGCCCCCCCTGGTGTTGCCCCCAGCCAGGTGGTGGTtctggaggaggtgagggagaggcTGCCGGAGCTGCCCAGCGTCAGGAGGCAGAGGCTGGTGGAGACCTACGGCATCCTCCCCGAACATAACTTCACCCTGGTG AATGAGGACGGGCTGATGGACTACTTTGAGGCCGTCGTCAAGGAGACCAAGGCTGGACCGAGAAAGGTGATTGGCTGGGTGATGAACGAGCTGCAGGGCCTCCTCCATCAACAGAACCTGAGTGTCAGCCAGAG tCCGATCTCTCCTCAAGCTCTAGCCCAGATACTGAATCTCCAGGAGAATGGACAAATCTCGTCTTCTATCGCCAAGCAG GTGTTCCAGGAGCTGTGGAAGACCCCAGGTAAAACGGCCCAGTAG